From Microbacterium pseudoresistens, the proteins below share one genomic window:
- a CDS encoding tyrosine-protein phosphatase: protein MLELPGAVNLRDVGGIPVGDGRIRSGVLFRSGQLAGLTIEGGTMLRARVRRIVDLRDDVEVRHQPSALQGVAITRVPLFLGSVASFFTDDVSLEGMYRGLIEQSAHRLVEVVRVIAAGEPTLVHCTAGKDRTGVSIALALSAVGADRDAVVADYALTETLMPPERRSQIEARVLAQHPEARNAAALATRSPAPIMQALLDEIDRNHGSAAQYLLDAGLSAAELRELTAALVD, encoded by the coding sequence GTGCTCGAGCTTCCCGGCGCCGTCAACCTCCGCGACGTCGGCGGCATCCCCGTCGGCGATGGGCGCATCCGCAGCGGGGTGCTCTTCCGCTCCGGTCAGCTCGCCGGGCTCACGATCGAGGGCGGCACGATGCTGCGCGCGCGCGTGCGACGGATCGTCGACCTCCGCGATGATGTCGAGGTGCGTCATCAGCCGTCGGCGCTGCAGGGTGTCGCCATCACCCGGGTGCCGCTGTTCCTCGGATCGGTGGCATCGTTCTTCACCGACGATGTGAGCCTGGAAGGGATGTACCGCGGCCTCATCGAGCAGTCCGCACACCGGCTGGTCGAGGTTGTGCGCGTGATCGCCGCCGGAGAGCCGACGCTCGTGCACTGCACGGCGGGCAAGGATCGCACGGGCGTGAGCATCGCCTTGGCGCTGTCCGCAGTGGGTGCCGATCGCGACGCGGTCGTCGCGGACTACGCGCTGACCGAGACCCTCATGCCGCCGGAGCGTCGCAGCCAGATCGAAGCGCGCGTGCTTGCTCAGCATCCTGAGGCGCGAAACGCCGCGGCGCTGGCCACGCGCTCGCCCGCCCCGATCATGCAGGCGCTGCTGGACGAGATCGATCGGAACCACGGCTCCGCGGCGCAGTATCTGCTTGATGCCGGTCTCAGCGCCGCAGAGCTGAGGGAACTGACCGCGGCGCTCGTGGACTGA
- a CDS encoding PspA/IM30 family protein, protein MVKQSIFGRISSLMKANINALLDSAEDPQKMIDQLVRDYTNNIADAESAIAETIGNLRLLERDHEEDVQAAAEWGNKALAASRKADELRRSGNATDADKFDNLAKVALQRQIGAENEAKTAEPQIATQTEIVDKLKNGLNGMKDKLGELKNKRSELVARSKVAEAQNKVQDAVGSINVLDPTSELGRFEDKIRRQEALAQGKAEIAASSLDAQFESLEDVGQLTEVEARLAELKSGGSAPKAAIEAE, encoded by the coding sequence ATGGTCAAGCAATCCATCTTCGGCCGCATCTCGAGCCTCATGAAGGCGAACATCAACGCGCTCCTCGATTCCGCCGAGGATCCGCAGAAGATGATCGACCAGCTCGTGCGCGACTACACCAACAACATCGCCGACGCGGAGTCGGCGATCGCCGAGACGATCGGCAATCTGCGACTGCTCGAACGCGACCACGAGGAAGACGTGCAGGCCGCCGCCGAGTGGGGCAACAAGGCGCTCGCCGCCAGCCGCAAGGCCGACGAGCTGCGCCGTTCCGGCAACGCGACCGACGCCGACAAGTTCGACAACCTCGCCAAGGTCGCCCTGCAGCGCCAGATCGGCGCCGAGAACGAGGCGAAGACGGCCGAGCCGCAGATCGCCACGCAGACCGAGATCGTCGACAAGCTCAAGAACGGCTTGAACGGCATGAAGGACAAGCTGGGCGAGCTGAAGAACAAGCGCAGCGAACTCGTCGCTCGCTCCAAGGTCGCCGAGGCGCAGAACAAGGTGCAGGACGCGGTGGGCTCGATCAACGTGCTCGACCCCACGAGCGAACTGGGCCGTTTCGAGGACAAGATCCGCCGCCAGGAGGCGCTTGCCCAGGGCAAGGCGGAGATCGCCGCGTCGTCGCTGGACGCGCAGTTCGAGAGTCTCGAAGACGTGGGCCAGCTCACCGAGGTCGAGGCCCGGCTCGCCGAGCTGAAGTCCGGGGGTTCCGCACCGAAGGCCGCCATCGAAGCCGAGTGA
- a CDS encoding carboxymuconolactone decarboxylase family protein, with the protein MSETRVHLSRTEPSAYRALDEFSKTVGGICDEAGIDARLRELVLIHCSQLNGCAYCTRIHVDRATEAGVDVDTLTQIPAWRESGVFSDRECAALELAEAFTFIHDEGVSDEVYNKVGSVFTEKEYAALSWLCVSINAFNRIVVAGRYPVPPRTAS; encoded by the coding sequence ATGAGCGAGACGCGTGTGCACCTGTCCAGGACCGAGCCGAGCGCTTACCGCGCCCTCGACGAGTTCTCCAAGACCGTGGGCGGGATCTGCGACGAGGCGGGCATCGATGCCCGGCTACGCGAGCTCGTGCTCATCCACTGCTCCCAGCTCAACGGCTGCGCGTACTGCACTCGCATCCACGTCGACCGCGCCACCGAGGCGGGTGTCGACGTCGACACCCTGACCCAGATCCCCGCGTGGCGGGAATCGGGCGTGTTCTCGGATCGCGAGTGCGCCGCTCTCGAGCTCGCCGAGGCCTTCACCTTCATCCACGACGAGGGGGTTTCGGACGAGGTGTACAACAAGGTGGGCAGCGTCTTCACCGAGAAAGAGTACGCCGCGCTCAGCTGGCTGTGCGTCTCGATCAACGCCTTCAACCGCATCGTCGTGGCGGGTCGCTATCCCGTTCCGCCGCGCACCGCATCGTGA
- a CDS encoding ABC transporter permease encodes MTRAASVRRSSGLRTWRHLWASGGGRFSVIVLAVVVLTAAVSLVWMPFDPRTTDIAARWGGPGWPHLLGTDGTGRDLLSLIMAGARTTVLVAVGAGVVATLVGVLLGALGALTARGIRETVAVLVDILIAFPVLIIAMMISSVWGGSLWVVVWSVGIGFGVNIARVTRPELRRVQQSEFVLAARANGLSAPQILAQHLLPNVAPVFIVQLSWSMAVAVLAEAGLSYLGFGASVVDPSWGILLADLQRYIAVHPLSVVWPGLAITVTVLALNLLGDGLREASDPTLRHNPRAVAARSHVPAVIA; translated from the coding sequence ATGACCCGTGCCGCATCCGTGCGCCGTTCGAGCGGCCTGCGCACCTGGCGTCACCTCTGGGCGTCCGGTGGCGGCCGCTTCAGTGTGATCGTGCTCGCCGTCGTCGTGCTCACCGCCGCCGTCTCGCTGGTCTGGATGCCGTTCGATCCGCGTACCACCGATATCGCCGCCCGATGGGGCGGGCCGGGATGGCCGCATCTGCTCGGCACCGACGGCACCGGTCGCGACCTCCTGAGCCTGATCATGGCGGGGGCCCGCACCACGGTGCTCGTCGCCGTAGGTGCGGGGGTCGTCGCCACGCTCGTCGGCGTGCTCCTGGGCGCGCTGGGCGCGCTCACGGCCCGCGGGATCCGCGAGACGGTGGCCGTGCTCGTCGACATCCTCATCGCCTTCCCCGTGCTCATCATCGCGATGATGATCTCCTCGGTCTGGGGCGGCTCGCTCTGGGTTGTGGTGTGGTCGGTCGGCATCGGCTTCGGCGTGAACATCGCCCGGGTCACACGGCCCGAGCTGCGCCGCGTGCAGCAGAGCGAGTTCGTGCTCGCCGCGCGCGCCAACGGGCTCTCCGCCCCGCAGATCCTCGCGCAGCATCTGCTGCCCAACGTCGCCCCGGTGTTCATCGTGCAGCTGTCGTGGTCGATGGCCGTGGCCGTGCTCGCCGAGGCGGGCTTGAGCTACCTCGGCTTCGGCGCCTCGGTCGTCGACCCATCGTGGGGCATCCTGCTCGCCGACCTGCAGCGTTACATCGCCGTGCATCCGCTGTCGGTCGTGTGGCCGGGACTGGCGATCACGGTCACGGTGCTCGCCCTCAACCTCCTGGGCGACGGTCTCCGCGAGGCGAGCGACCCGACCCTGCGGCACAACCCGCGCGCGGTCGCGGCCCGCTCGCACGTGCCGGCGGTGATCGCATGA
- a CDS encoding alpha/beta hydrolase, with the protein MPTETTEFSFLARQADELSATVPHVRRSTMTLADDRELSALRFGDDPPLVTFLHGAGLNAHTWDATILALGLPALAIDLPGHGDSSWKDDADYAGGSLAADVAAGLDEWTEQPQIVVGQSLGGLTGAALAAERPDLVRELVIIDITPGIDTSGGPAALRAFYAVTDFASREELVEHALSFGLGGNRANTERGVFLNSRIRDDGRVEWKHHFARLASRAFAAPSPADTAPQASPGAAPVLRDSGWDDLAAVTAPITLVRAEQGFVSAGDADEFARRLPDAAVLSVDAPHNAQETAARELAEIIRAAVQPDSTEQPHPTERITP; encoded by the coding sequence GTGCCCACAGAGACGACGGAATTCTCCTTCCTCGCGCGCCAGGCGGATGAGCTGTCCGCGACCGTGCCCCACGTCCGACGATCCACGATGACGCTCGCCGACGACCGCGAACTGAGCGCGCTCCGCTTCGGCGACGACCCTCCCCTCGTGACCTTCCTGCACGGCGCCGGGCTGAACGCGCACACGTGGGATGCCACGATCCTCGCCCTGGGCCTGCCCGCCCTCGCCATCGATCTGCCGGGGCACGGCGACTCGTCGTGGAAGGACGACGCCGACTACGCCGGCGGCTCCCTCGCCGCCGACGTCGCCGCAGGACTGGACGAGTGGACGGAGCAGCCGCAGATCGTCGTCGGTCAATCGCTGGGCGGCCTCACCGGCGCAGCGCTCGCGGCCGAGCGGCCCGACCTCGTGCGCGAGCTCGTCATCATCGACATCACACCCGGTATCGACACCTCGGGCGGTCCCGCCGCCCTGCGCGCGTTCTACGCGGTGACCGACTTCGCCTCCCGCGAGGAGCTCGTCGAGCACGCGTTGAGCTTCGGGCTCGGCGGCAACCGCGCGAACACCGAACGCGGTGTCTTCCTGAACAGCCGCATCCGCGACGACGGGCGAGTCGAGTGGAAGCACCATTTCGCCCGGCTCGCCTCGCGCGCCTTCGCCGCTCCCTCCCCCGCCGACACCGCACCGCAGGCAAGCCCCGGAGCCGCGCCGGTGCTGCGCGACAGCGGATGGGACGACCTGGCTGCCGTCACCGCGCCGATCACGCTCGTGCGCGCCGAGCAGGGCTTCGTGTCCGCCGGCGATGCTGACGAGTTCGCACGGCGACTGCCCGACGCCGCCGTCCTCAGCGTGGATGCGCCGCACAACGCGCAGGAGACCGCGGCTCGCGAACTCGCCGAGATCATCCGCGCCGCCGTACAGCCCGATTCCACTGAGCAGCCCCACCCCACCGAGAGGATCACTCCATGA
- a CDS encoding ABC transporter permease subunit, which produces MIRYTLVRGALLIAGLLVASAVIFLALRVFPGDVAQLIAGSKATPAQVDALREALGLNRPLPVQYAEWIGGLFHGDLGTSQLSGASVAEEIALKAQVTVPLMALSLIIALLIGVPLGILTALLRGRRSGTLVNVAAQAIAAVPVIWAGMMLVVVFAIWLGWLPAQGFPRNGWADPGRALQALLLPALTIGVVEGAMLLRFVRSATLQASGEDFVRTAAAKGLTRARALILHGVPAVGLSVLTVLGVQIAGLIVGSVVIEQLFTLPGIGRMVVADVGTRDLVKVQSELLVLTGSVLVVGFLVDLVHHLIDPRQRESA; this is translated from the coding sequence GTGATCCGCTACACGCTGGTACGAGGAGCCCTGCTGATCGCCGGGCTCCTCGTCGCGAGCGCCGTGATCTTCCTCGCGCTGCGCGTGTTCCCGGGAGACGTCGCCCAGCTCATCGCGGGCAGCAAGGCCACGCCCGCGCAGGTGGATGCGCTGCGCGAGGCGCTGGGCCTGAACCGCCCGCTGCCCGTGCAGTACGCCGAGTGGATCGGCGGGCTGTTCCACGGCGATCTCGGAACCTCCCAGCTCAGCGGCGCATCGGTCGCCGAGGAGATCGCCCTCAAAGCGCAGGTGACGGTTCCGCTGATGGCCCTGTCGCTGATCATCGCGCTGCTCATCGGCGTGCCGCTCGGCATCCTCACGGCATTGCTGCGCGGTCGCCGCAGCGGCACCCTCGTGAACGTGGCCGCACAGGCCATTGCGGCCGTGCCGGTCATCTGGGCCGGCATGATGCTCGTCGTCGTCTTCGCGATCTGGCTGGGCTGGCTGCCCGCGCAAGGCTTCCCGCGCAACGGCTGGGCCGACCCGGGCCGGGCGCTGCAGGCGCTGCTGCTGCCCGCGCTCACGATCGGCGTCGTCGAGGGCGCCATGCTGCTGCGGTTCGTGCGCAGCGCGACCCTGCAGGCCTCCGGCGAGGACTTCGTGCGCACGGCGGCCGCCAAGGGCCTCACCCGCGCCCGCGCGCTCATTCTGCACGGCGTGCCCGCGGTCGGGCTCTCAGTGCTCACCGTGCTCGGCGTCCAGATCGCGGGGCTCATCGTCGGCTCGGTGGTCATCGAGCAGCTGTTCACGCTGCCCGGTATCGGGCGCATGGTCGTCGCCGACGTCGGCACGCGCGACCTCGTCAAGGTGCAGAGCGAACTGCTCGTGCTCACGGGATCCGTGCTCGTCGTCGGCTTCCTCGTCGACCTCGTGCATCACCTCATCGACCCCCGTCAGAGGGAGAGCGCATGA
- a CDS encoding ATP-binding cassette domain-containing protein: MSLEVEGLCIDIDGRRVVDDVSFSVPDGARLGLIGESGSGKSITALAIMGLLPDGAVASGSIRWNGRELIGLPDRELAQLRGDEIGMVFQEPRTALNPIRTAGRQIAESIRIHEPISRREARTRAIAEAERVHLPDPASLLARYPHQLSGGQRQRVAIAMALAARPRLLIADEPTTALDVTIQAEILELLLTLVEQEGMSLIFITHDLAVLAQVATHAVVLEDGRTVEEAPIAQLLHSPASVVAQGLLRDATATLWRPDGTETA; the protein is encoded by the coding sequence ATGAGCCTCGAGGTGGAGGGCCTCTGCATCGACATCGACGGGCGCCGCGTCGTCGACGACGTCTCGTTCTCGGTGCCCGACGGTGCGCGGCTGGGCCTGATCGGTGAGTCCGGGTCGGGCAAGTCGATCACGGCGCTGGCGATCATGGGGCTGCTTCCCGACGGGGCGGTCGCGAGCGGCAGCATCCGCTGGAACGGGCGGGAGCTCATCGGCCTGCCCGACCGCGAGCTCGCCCAGTTGCGCGGCGACGAGATCGGGATGGTGTTCCAGGAGCCGCGCACCGCCCTCAACCCGATCCGCACGGCCGGGCGCCAGATCGCCGAGAGCATCCGCATCCATGAGCCGATCAGCCGGCGAGAGGCCAGGACTCGGGCGATCGCCGAGGCCGAGCGCGTGCACCTGCCCGACCCGGCGTCGCTGCTCGCGCGCTACCCGCATCAGCTCTCCGGCGGCCAGCGTCAGCGCGTGGCGATCGCCATGGCGCTGGCCGCGCGTCCCCGGCTGCTCATCGCCGACGAGCCCACGACCGCGCTGGATGTGACGATCCAGGCCGAGATCCTCGAACTGCTCCTCACGCTGGTCGAGCAGGAGGGCATGTCGTTGATCTTCATCACGCACGACCTCGCCGTGCTCGCCCAGGTCGCCACGCACGCAGTGGTGCTCGAAGACGGACGCACCGTGGAGGAGGCGCCCATCGCGCAGCTGCTGCACAGCCCCGCATCCGTCGTGGCGCAGGGCCTGCTGCGCGACGCCACCGCCACGCTGTGGCGCCCCGATGGGACGGAGACGGCATGA
- a CDS encoding ABC transporter substrate-binding protein produces MTRRSASLALITGLAAALALSGCAGSASPEPTGTVDPDATLTVGLVLEPTNLDIRHTSGAALEQLLIDNVYEGLVTRTQGNEITERLASSYTVSDDGLTYTFTLNDGIVFHSGTPLTSADVVASLQAVRDDESMQGHSELAGVASIAAPDASTVVITLTAPDQNFLFSLTGPAGLVFQNGDTTDLKAAANGTGPFTLGTWRKGSSISLNRNDAYWGEKAGVGEVVLDYIPDFTAGVNAALDGSLDVLTAVDPNLAPQLEKSGDFVLTEGRTTDKGTLAFNNAKAPLDDVRVREALRRAIDHDALVAAVGAGQTMYGPIPELDPGYEDLSDIAPYDPERAKELLKEAGHEDLTLTLTIPSFYGTTVPQVLVSDFSKVGVTLKVNSVEFATWLEDVYSNKDYDLSFVLHVEPRDFVNFANPDYYFGYDNPEVQSLYAQAKAETDEKKSAELLAQAARLVSEDHAADWLYNGATITALVPGVQGFPEDSINSRIDLRGVTLSK; encoded by the coding sequence ATGACCCGCCGATCCGCGAGCCTCGCCCTGATCACCGGCCTGGCCGCCGCCCTGGCGCTGAGCGGGTGCGCGGGCTCCGCGAGCCCCGAACCGACCGGAACCGTCGATCCCGATGCGACGCTCACCGTCGGGCTCGTGCTCGAGCCGACAAACCTCGACATCCGCCACACCAGCGGCGCGGCGCTGGAGCAGCTCCTCATCGACAACGTCTACGAGGGACTGGTCACCCGCACCCAGGGCAACGAGATCACTGAGCGGCTGGCCTCGTCGTACACGGTCTCCGACGACGGGCTCACCTACACATTCACGCTGAACGACGGCATCGTCTTCCACAGCGGCACCCCGCTCACCTCGGCCGATGTCGTCGCCTCGCTGCAGGCAGTGAGGGACGACGAGTCGATGCAGGGGCACTCCGAGCTCGCCGGAGTCGCCTCCATCGCCGCCCCCGATGCCAGCACCGTCGTCATCACCCTGACCGCGCCGGATCAGAACTTCCTCTTCAGCCTCACCGGTCCGGCCGGGCTCGTCTTCCAGAACGGCGACACGACCGATCTGAAGGCCGCCGCCAACGGCACGGGGCCGTTCACGCTGGGAACGTGGCGCAAGGGCAGCTCCATCAGCCTCAACCGCAACGACGCCTACTGGGGCGAGAAGGCCGGCGTCGGCGAGGTCGTGCTCGACTACATCCCCGACTTCACGGCCGGGGTGAACGCAGCCCTCGACGGCAGCCTCGACGTGCTGACCGCCGTGGATCCGAACCTCGCCCCGCAGCTGGAGAAGAGCGGCGACTTCGTGCTCACCGAGGGGCGTACCACCGACAAGGGCACGCTCGCGTTCAACAACGCCAAGGCGCCGCTCGATGATGTGCGCGTGCGCGAGGCGCTGCGGCGGGCGATCGATCACGACGCCCTGGTCGCGGCCGTCGGCGCCGGGCAGACCATGTACGGCCCGATCCCCGAACTCGATCCGGGATACGAAGACCTCTCCGACATCGCCCCGTACGATCCGGAACGCGCCAAGGAGCTGCTGAAGGAGGCAGGTCACGAGGATCTCACGCTCACCCTGACGATCCCGAGCTTCTACGGCACGACCGTGCCCCAGGTGCTCGTGTCCGACTTCTCCAAGGTCGGCGTGACGCTCAAGGTCAACTCGGTCGAGTTCGCGACCTGGCTGGAGGACGTGTACTCGAACAAGGACTACGACCTCAGCTTCGTGCTGCACGTCGAGCCCCGCGACTTCGTGAACTTCGCCAATCCCGACTACTACTTCGGGTACGACAACCCCGAGGTGCAGTCGCTGTACGCGCAGGCGAAGGCCGAGACCGACGAGAAGAAGTCCGCCGAGCTGCTCGCGCAGGCCGCCCGGCTGGTGTCCGAGGATCACGCCGCCGACTGGCTGTACAACGGCGCGACGATCACCGCGCTCGTACCCGGGGTGCAGGGTTTCCCCGAGGACTCGATCAACTCACGGATCGACCTGCGCGGCGTGACGCTGTCGAAGTAG
- a CDS encoding arginase family protein — protein MTRFVVVPQWQGSPAARAMLLTDGASAIAGDLPRAHTTVLDIPLEAGDTEGTAVQRLSSLRRIRALVEDAVRTANEPVVAIGGDCGVSVGAIGALPGALDDVALIWCDAHPDLHTPATSPSGAYSGMALRAALGDPDSPLPGRAGLSPDRVILVGARVAEDAEEDHLTGSGITRVDDLTSPDVLAHAVAATGAARVYVHIDVDVIDPAEFAGVSAPAPFGIAVADLVAALRAVRARAPIAGATIAGFAPRSPVAAVDDLGAVLRLIGAVA, from the coding sequence ATGACCCGCTTCGTCGTCGTACCGCAGTGGCAGGGCTCCCCCGCCGCGCGGGCGATGCTGCTCACCGACGGCGCCTCGGCGATCGCCGGTGACCTTCCCCGCGCCCACACGACGGTGCTCGACATCCCGCTCGAAGCGGGCGACACCGAGGGCACCGCCGTGCAACGCCTGAGCAGCCTGCGACGGATCCGCGCTCTGGTCGAAGACGCCGTGCGGACCGCGAACGAGCCGGTGGTCGCGATCGGCGGCGACTGCGGTGTGAGCGTGGGCGCGATCGGCGCCCTCCCCGGCGCACTCGACGACGTCGCCCTGATCTGGTGCGATGCGCATCCCGATCTGCACACCCCCGCGACCTCGCCGTCGGGCGCGTACTCCGGCATGGCGCTGCGGGCCGCCCTCGGCGATCCCGACTCCCCGTTGCCGGGTCGCGCCGGCCTCTCGCCGGATCGGGTGATCCTCGTCGGTGCACGCGTCGCGGAAGACGCCGAGGAGGACCACCTGACCGGGTCCGGAATCACCCGCGTCGACGATCTGACGAGCCCCGATGTCCTCGCCCATGCTGTCGCCGCCACCGGCGCCGCACGCGTGTACGTGCACATCGACGTCGATGTCATCGATCCCGCCGAGTTCGCCGGGGTCTCCGCCCCCGCCCCGTTCGGAATCGCCGTGGCCGACCTCGTCGCGGCCCTGCGCGCCGTGCGCGCGCGGGCGCCGATCGCCGGCGCCACCATCGCGGGCTTCGCCCCGCGCTCCCCCGTCGCCGCCGTCGATGACCTCGGCGCCGTGCTGCGCCTGATCGGCGCGGTGGCATGA
- a CDS encoding Fe-S oxidoreductase, with amino-acid sequence MTDSSSRSGDTTPLETIHARADEILARGRRFDRRIPSFLLRSPLTRLGYLWGTAVGWIWGGLWSTGPIKRREGLWVFRGMPEWTFGRGGVCVGGCFLTGDAEPDERMLRHERVHKAQWLRYGAAMPVLYALAGRDPLQNRFEIEAGLADGNYLPRQRRQTLRP; translated from the coding sequence ATGACCGACTCCTCCTCACGATCCGGCGACACGACGCCGCTCGAGACGATCCACGCCCGCGCCGACGAGATCCTCGCCCGCGGGCGCCGGTTCGACCGGCGCATCCCGTCATTCCTGTTGCGCTCCCCGCTCACCCGGCTCGGGTACCTGTGGGGCACGGCCGTCGGCTGGATCTGGGGCGGCCTGTGGAGCACCGGTCCGATCAAACGGCGCGAAGGTCTGTGGGTGTTCCGCGGCATGCCGGAATGGACCTTCGGCCGCGGCGGCGTGTGCGTGGGCGGCTGCTTCCTCACCGGTGATGCCGAACCCGATGAACGGATGCTCCGCCACGAGCGCGTGCACAAGGCGCAGTGGCTGCGCTACGGCGCTGCCATGCCGGTCCTGTACGCCCTGGCTGGAAGGGATCCGCTGCAGAACCGCTTCGAGATCGAAGCGGGGCTCGCCGACGGGAACTACCTCCCTCGGCAGCGTCGTCAGACGCTCAGGCCGTAG
- a CDS encoding SIP domain-containing protein: MTYPAPTATSIRAQRRASRRRPRAQHLVTADENSLVELEALIATLPLCATGRVFVEVADADQIAAIAVPPRMTITWLPRASRSGEPGSSRRCATGAALTRAVTAWADEMLCDADEDAQRDTPETHVTLLGGYLGTADIVDHLKDLGVDPAAIHAPERYGLSV, from the coding sequence ATGACATACCCCGCACCGACCGCCACGAGCATTCGCGCCCAGCGCCGCGCGTCTCGTCGGCGTCCGCGGGCGCAGCACCTGGTCACCGCCGATGAGAACTCGCTGGTCGAGCTCGAGGCGCTCATCGCGACTCTGCCTCTGTGCGCCACGGGTCGCGTGTTCGTCGAGGTCGCCGATGCCGACCAGATCGCCGCGATCGCCGTTCCGCCGCGGATGACGATCACCTGGCTGCCGCGTGCCTCGCGCTCGGGTGAGCCGGGCAGCAGCCGTCGATGTGCGACCGGTGCCGCGCTCACACGCGCCGTCACCGCGTGGGCCGACGAGATGCTCTGCGATGCGGATGAGGATGCGCAGCGAGACACCCCGGAGACTCACGTCACGCTGTTGGGCGGCTACCTCGGCACCGCCGACATCGTCGACCACCTGAAAGACCTCGGAGTGGATCCCGCGGCGATCCACGCGCCCGAGCGCTACGGCCTGAGCGTCTGA
- a CDS encoding GNAT family N-acetyltransferase, with protein MTEGVHFRPASPDDLIAVRDIYNHYVRESTVTFDEVESTTESWRDKHAALVAAGLPFLVAEEHDGVLGYGLVQPFRPKSAYRFTVENSIYLAPETTGRGVGEALLRALLSAATDAGVREVVAVIEPTSAAGSIRLHRRLGFVDVGTLQRVGVKFGRSLDTAMLQLSLPR; from the coding sequence GTGACGGAGGGAGTGCATTTCCGGCCGGCGAGCCCGGACGACCTGATCGCCGTCCGCGACATCTACAACCATTACGTCCGAGAGAGCACGGTCACCTTCGACGAGGTCGAGAGCACGACCGAGTCGTGGCGCGACAAGCACGCGGCGCTCGTCGCGGCGGGGCTGCCCTTTCTCGTTGCGGAGGAGCACGACGGTGTGCTCGGCTACGGGCTCGTGCAGCCGTTCCGCCCGAAGTCGGCGTACCGGTTCACCGTGGAGAACTCGATCTACCTCGCGCCGGAGACCACCGGGCGCGGTGTCGGCGAGGCTCTCCTGCGCGCACTGCTCTCCGCGGCGACGGACGCCGGAGTGCGGGAGGTCGTCGCGGTGATCGAGCCGACATCGGCCGCAGGATCGATCCGGCTGCATCGCAGACTCGGATTCGTCGATGTCGGCACTCTGCAGCGCGTGGGCGTGAAGTTCGGCCGCTCGCTCGACACAGCGATGCTCCAGCTCTCGCTGCCGCGCTGA
- a CDS encoding ABC transporter ATP-binding protein, with protein sequence MTAPLIRARGLTRTFPASRAHPFAPARRTIALADADLDVAAGSALGLIGESGSGKSTLVRLLLGLDRPTSGTVEVDGRPVDARGSARSLHWLRRQTGLVFQDPHASLDPRQNVARIVSEPLRALGIPGDHDDRVAEVLVQVGLEAEMAERFPHEFSGGQRQRIALARAIAHRPRILVGDEPLSALDVTVRAQVLDVLRALRADGMTLVLVSHDIGVVQNLCDAVAVMKDGRIVEQGSTHDVLHMPQQEYTRRLLAAIPVIPQA encoded by the coding sequence ATGACCGCGCCGCTCATCCGTGCGCGGGGGCTGACCCGTACCTTCCCCGCGTCGCGCGCGCACCCCTTCGCCCCCGCCCGGCGGACGATCGCGCTGGCCGACGCCGACCTCGACGTCGCCGCCGGGAGCGCGCTCGGCCTCATCGGCGAGTCCGGATCGGGCAAGTCCACCCTCGTGCGCCTGCTCCTGGGTCTGGATCGCCCGACCTCGGGCACGGTGGAGGTCGACGGACGCCCCGTGGATGCGCGCGGATCGGCCCGATCTCTGCACTGGCTGCGGCGGCAGACCGGGCTCGTCTTCCAGGATCCGCACGCCTCGCTGGATCCGCGGCAGAACGTCGCACGGATCGTCTCCGAGCCGCTGCGCGCGCTCGGGATCCCCGGCGACCACGACGACCGCGTGGCCGAGGTGCTCGTGCAGGTGGGGCTCGAGGCGGAGATGGCGGAGCGCTTTCCGCACGAGTTCTCCGGCGGTCAGCGTCAGCGCATCGCCCTGGCCAGGGCGATCGCCCATCGCCCGCGCATCCTCGTCGGCGACGAGCCGCTCTCGGCGCTCGATGTCACGGTGCGCGCGCAGGTGCTGGACGTGCTGCGCGCGCTGCGCGCCGACGGGATGACCCTCGTGCTCGTCTCGCACGACATCGGCGTGGTGCAGAATCTCTGCGATGCGGTGGCGGTGATGAAGGACGGCCGGATCGTCGAGCAGGGGTCGACCCATGATGTGCTGCACATGCCGCAGCAGGAATACACCAGGCGCCTGCTCGCCGCGATCCCCGTCATCCCGCAGGCTTAG